In Carassius carassius chromosome 7, fCarCar2.1, whole genome shotgun sequence, one genomic interval encodes:
- the eif5b gene encoding eukaryotic translation initiation factor 5B, protein MGKKQKNKGDDGAKDDGVDIDALAAEIEGAGAVKEQSKSKSKKKKGKKDDFDEDDIQKELEALSLENRGKSKEAEKKSDSLVDAEPEPALSKADKKKAKKGKKANLEDEEGDEDQGQNNMENERSTKDTETVAAPTPAGAASDSEDEGSRSRQKPKAKKKGGRKGASDSEDDEDKGAEKGEGAGDNDESDDDSQATLKKKKSKAKPDSEEDEGQEESAFKVKTAAQKKAEKKERERKKKEEEKAKQRAKKEKEEEALKKETGKPASTPSTESKKTEAEASVEQDGADVQGEEEAEGDKKKKDKKKKKGEKEEKEKDKKKGPSKAAVIAMKEALARMKEEEERIKREEEERQRRLEELEAQRLEQERLEAERKEKKKQKDKERKERLKKEGKLLTKAQKEARARAEATLRALQAQGVEVPSKDAMPKKKPVYSDKRKKKPTAQTPEETSEVALPTLETPQPITTEMEVDKPEAEPAKEPKAEAADLDDWEAMASDEEKEMKKVHIEVKETTPATQKPAEDQENGSEEEEEDDEEEDEDEEEEEEGEEESEDEEDHKDSSNKMTTNKARKEPSSESSSESDSDDDRTKEERLYDKAKRRIEKRRQENLKNINFDKLRAPVVCVLGHVDTGKTKILDKLRHTHVQDGEAGGITQQIGATNVPLETILEQAKMVKNFDKENVKVPGMLIIDTPGHESFSNLRNRGSSLCDIAILVVDIMHGLEPQTIESINLLKEKKCPFIVALNKIDRLYDWKKSPDTDVVATLKKQKKNTKDEFDERAKAVIVEFAQQGLNAALFYENKDPRTFVSLVPTSAHSGDGMGNLIALLVELTQTMLARRLAHCDELRAQVMEVKALPGMGTTIDVILINGCLREGETIIVPGVDGPIVTQIRGLLLPPPLKELRVKNPYEKHKEVSTAQGVKILGKDLEKTLAGLPLLVAHKEDEIPVLRDELIRELKQTLNSIKLEEKGVYVQASTLGSLEALLEFLRTSKVPYAGINIGPVHKKDVMKASTMLEHDPQYAVILAFDVKIERDSQDLADSLGVRIFSAEIIYHLFDAFTKYREDYKKQKQDEFKHIAVFPCKLRILPQFIFNSRDPIVMGVTVDAGVLRTGTPVCVPSKGFVDIGIVTGIEINHKSVDSAKKGQEICVKIEPIPGDSPKMYGRHFEAVDIIVSKITRQSIDALKNWFRDEMQKSDWQLIMELKKTFEII, encoded by the exons TGCCAAAGACGACGGAGTTGACATCGACGCGCTTGCAGCTGAAATTGAAGGTGCGGGAGCAGTCAAGGAGCAGAGCAAATCAAAGagcaagaaaaagaaaggaaagaaagatgaCTTTGA TGAGGATGACATCCAGAAAGAATTGGAGGCACTGTCATTAGAAAACCGAGGAAAATCTAAAGAAGCGGAAAAG aaatCTGATTCATTAGTGGACGCTGAACCTGAGCCCGCTCTGAGTAAAGCGGACAAGAAGAAGGCCAAGAAGGGTAAAAAGGCAAATTTGGAGGATGAGGAAGGTGATGAAGATCAGGGTCAGAACAACATGGAAAACGAGCGCAGCACGAAAGACACCGAGACGGTGGCAGCTCCCACTCCTGCTGGTGCTGCTTCAGACTCTGAGGATGAGGGCTCACGGTCACGCCAGAAACCTAAGGCTAAAAAGAAAGGTGGCCGGAAGGGTGCGTCTGACTCGGAGGACGATGAAGATAAAGGTGCGGAGAAGGGTGAAGGAGCGGGTGACAACGATGAATCAGATGATGATTCTCAAGCGACACTCAAGAAGAAGAAAAGCAAAGCCAAACCAGACAGTGAGGAAGATGAAGGACAAGAAGAATCGGCCTTCAAGGTGAAGACAGCTGCGCAGAAGAAAGCAGagaaaaaagagagggagaggaagaagAAAGAGGAGGAGAAGGCCAAGCAGAGAGctaagaaagagaaagaagaggaggCCTTAAAGAAGGAGACGGGGAAACCTGCTAGCACACCTTCAACCGAGAGCAAGAAAACAGAGGCAGAGGCTTCAGTGGAGCAGGATGGAGCTGATGTCCAGGGAGAAG AGGAGGCTGAGGGTGACAAAAAGAAAAAggacaagaaaaagaagaaaggtgagaaggaggagaaagagaaggACAAGAAAAAGGGTCCCAGCAAAGCAGCAGTGATCGCAATGAAAGAGGCCCTGGCCAGAatgaaggaggaggaggaacGAATCaaaagagaagaggaggagagacagCGACGGCTGGAGGAGCTGGAGGCTCAAAGACTGGAGCAG GAGCGTCTAGAAGCTGagaggaaagagaagaagaaacaaaAGGATAAGGAGAGAAAAGAAAGGTTAAAGAAGGAGGGAAAGCTCCTTACCAAGGCCCAGAAAGAGGCTCGAGCCAGAGCAGAAGCCACGCTGCGAGCGCTGCAGGCTCAGG GTGTTGAAGTGCCATCCAAAGATGCAATGCCAAAGAAGAAGCCTGTTTACTCTGATAAGAGAAAAAAGAAGCCAACAGCACAAACTCCTGAAG AAACTTCAGAAGTGGCATTACCCACATTAGAGACacctcagccaatcacaacagagaTGGAAGTGGACAAACCTGAAGCAGAGCCAG CTAAGGAGCCAAAAGCGGAGGCTGCTGATCTTGACGATTGGGAGGCTATGGCCAGCGATGAGGAGAAAG AGATGAAGAAGGTTCACATCGAGGTGAAGGAAACTACTCCGGCAACACAAAAACCCGCTGAAGACCAAGAGAACGGCagtgaggaagaagaggaggatgatgaagaggaggatgaagatgaagaggaggaggaggagggagaggaggagagtgaggatgaggaggaccACAAAGACAGCAGCAACAAGATGACCACAAACAAAGCAAGAAAAGAGCCGAGCTCCGAGTCGAGCAGCGAGAGCGATTCAGACGATGACCGAACCAAAGAGGAGAGACTTTATGACAAGGCCAAGAGACGCATAGAG AAACGAAGACAGGAAAATCTGAAGAACATTAATTTTGACAAGCTTCGAGCTCCTGTGGTTTGTGTGCTGGGTCATGTGGACACAGGGAAGACCAAAATCCTGGATAAG CTGAGACACACACATGTTCAGGATGGTGAGGCTGGTGGTATCACACAGCAGATCGGAGCCACTAATGTGCCGCTGGAAACCATATTAGAACAAGCCAAGATGgtgaaaaat TTTGACAAGGAGAACGTGAAGGTTCCTGGCATGCTTATTATCGACACACCTGGACACGAGTCCTTCAG TAATCTGAGGAACAGGGGTAGTTCTCTGTGTGACATCGCCATCCTGGTGGTGGATATCATGCACGGTTTAGAGCCACAGACGATTGAATCAATCAACCTGCTGAAGGAGAAGAAATGCCCCTTCATAGTAGCACTTAACAAG ATTGACCGTCTGTATGACTGGAAGAAGAGTCCAGACACAGACGTGGTGGCCACACTGAAGAAGCAGAAGAAAAACACCAAGGATGAGTTTGATGAGAGGGCTAAAGCTGTCATCGTGGAGTTTGCTCAGCAG GGACTTAACGCTGCCCTGTTCTACGAGAACAAAGACCCTCGTACATTTGTGTCCCTGGTTCCCACCTCGGCCCACTCGGGTGATGGGATGGGGAACCTCATCGCCCTGCTGGTTGAGCTCACTCAGACCATGCTGGCCCGTCGACTGGCTCATTGTGATGAACTTCGAGCACAGGTCATGGAG GTAAAAGCTTTACCTGGCATGGGTACGACGATAGACGTCATCCTAATCAACGGTTGTCTACGGGAGGGCGAGACCATTATCGTCCCTGGTGTGGACGGACCAATCGTTACTCAGATCAGGGGGTTGCTCCTCCCTCCACCCCTGAAAGAGCTCCGAGTGAAG AATCCGTATGAGAAGCATAAAGAAGTATCTACGGCTCAGGGAGTCAAGATCCTGGGAAAAGATCTGGAGAAGACGCTGGCAGGTCTGCCTCTCCTCGTTGCTCATAAAGAGGATGAAATTCCTGTGCTGAGG GACGAGTTGATCCGGGAGCTGAAACAGACTCTGAATTCCATAAAGCTGGAGGAGAAGGGTGTGTATGTGCAGGCCTCCACACTCGGCTCTCTGGAAGCGCTGCTTGAGTTCTTGCGTACATCTAAAGTGCCT TATGCTGGCATCAACATCGGTCCTGTCCACAAGAAGGACGTCATGAAAGCTTCCACTATGTTGGAGCATGATCCACA GTATGCAGTGATCCTGGCTTTTGATGTGAAAATAGAGCGAGATTCTCAGGATCTGGCTGACAGCCTCGGTGTGCGTATTTTCAGTGCTGAGATCATCTACCATCTGTTTGATGCCTTCACCAAATACAGAGAAGACTACAAGAAACAGAAACAGGATGAGTTCAA ACACATAGCTGTGTTCCCCTGTAAGCTGCGTATATTGCCCCAGTTCATTTTCAACTCCAGAGATCCCATAGTCATGGGTGTCACTGTGGACGCTGGAGTACTGAGGACAGGCACTCCTGTGTGTGTGCCCAGCAAAGGG tTTGTGGATATTGGCATTGTGACCGGTATTGAAATAAATCACAAGTCTGTAGATAGCGCTAAGAAAGGACAGGAGATCTGTGTGAAAATAGAGCCAATTCCTGGAGATTCGCCCAAGATGTACGGCAGACACTTTGAAGCTGTAGACATCATTGTTAGCAAG ATCACCCGTCAGTCAATTGATGCTCTGAAGAACTGGTTCAGAGACGAGATGCAGAAATCAGACTGGCAATTAATCATGGAACTGAAGAAGACCTttgaaatcatctga